One Oncorhynchus clarkii lewisi isolate Uvic-CL-2024 chromosome 28, UVic_Ocla_1.0, whole genome shotgun sequence genomic region harbors:
- the LOC139387037 gene encoding B-cell lymphoma/leukemia 10-like, protein MDVPHLTEDEMADIKKEVLTRLRPYLCDKIRVDRHFDYLRSRKILTRDDTEEISCRSTQSKRTGMLLDYLAENPRGLDALVESIQQGRTLNFIITKITDEVQKVKNERIEALRAGASSSSSGFLPTQDTSRAAKDLSRMLSYETNLASTMPYNGEGSPSTSDALRSLNLPAASSQGKEVSSSMGGDSMVASSSQASSKLPRPGDPGAPHLPQEALSNMDAGPHRSTAISGGDANFQPLRSRSIPPTSTSYRDLSPRPPPKSY, encoded by the exons ATGGATGTTCCTCACCTGACAGAAGATGAAATGGCAGATATTAAAAAGGAG GTCCTAACGAGGCTGCGACCGTACCTCTGTGACAAGATCCGGGTCGACCGCCATTTTGACTACCTGCGCTCGCGCAAGATCCTTACGCGGGACGACACAGAGGAGATCAGCTGCAGGAGCACGCAGAGTAAACGGACAGGCATGCTGCTGGACTATCTGGCTGAGAACCCTCGGGGGCTGGACGCCCTGGTCGAGTCCATCCAGCAAGGACGTACCCTCAACTTCATCATCACCAAGATCACTGATGAGGTGCAGAAAGTGAAGAATGAGAGGATAGAGGCTCTCAGAG CAGGGGCATCCAGTTCCTCCTCGGGCTTCCTGCCAACCCAGGACACATCCAGGGCCGCTAAAGACCTGTCCAGGATGCTGTCATATGAAACCAACCTGGCATCCACCATGCCGTACAACGGAGAAGGGAGCCCATCCACCTCTGACGCCCTAAGATCCCTCAACCTGCCCGCTGCCTCCAGCCAAGGGAAGGAGGTGTCATCATCCATGGGAGGAGATAGCATGGTTGCGTCTTCATCCCAGGCCTCGTCCAAACTGCCCAGGCCTGGAGACCCAGGAGCTCCCCACCTGCCACAGGAGGCCTTATCTAACATGGATGCTGGACCACACAGGAGCACAGCGATCAGCGGAGGGGACGCCAACTTCCAGCCCCTGAGGTCACGCTCCATCCCCCCCACTTCCACATCATACAGGGACCTCTCGCCTCGGCCCCCACCGAAATCTTACTGA